One stretch of Streptomyces sp. R21 DNA includes these proteins:
- the scy gene encoding polarized growth protein Scy, which yields MRGYERQEREPSADVDHLSRFEAEMERLKTEREKAVQHAEDLGYQVEVLRAKLHEARRTLATRPAYDGGDIGYQAEQLLRNAQIQADQLRADAERELSQARSQTQRILQEHAEQAARLQAELHQEAVTRRQQLDQELAERRQTVESHVNENVAWAEQLRARTESQARRLLEESRAEADQALAAARAEAERVAAEARQRLTNDAEAARAEAEALLRRARTDAERLLNAASTQAQEATDHAEQLRSSTATESDSARRQATELSRAAEQRMTAAESALREARTESEKVLAEAKEAAAKALASAEAANETRTRTAKEQVARLVSEATKEAETTKSEAEQVVADARAEAEKITAEAAEKARNLTAEETASQLAKAARTAEDVLNKASEDAKTTTKAAAEEAERIRTEAEAEADRLRAEAHDIAEQLKGTAKDDTKEYRAKTVELQEEARRLRGDAEQLRADAVAEGERIRSEARREAVQQIEEAARTAEELLAKAKADADELRTTATADSEKVRTEAIERATTLRRQAEDTLERTRSEAERHRAEIVEQAEGIKADAERAAEGLREETERAIAARQAEAADELTRLHTEAEERLAAAEQALTDARAQAERIRREAAEESDRLRTESAERIRALQAQAEAEAERLRNEAAADASASRAEGENIAVRLRSEAAAEAERLKSEAQDSADRVRAEAQAAAERLATEGAETLAAAQEEATRRRREAEELLGSARQDADQERERAREQSEELLASARTRVEEAQAEAVRLVEEADRRATEMVTSAEQTAQQVRDAVAGLHEQAQEEIAGLRSAAEHVAERTRTEAQSEADRVRADAYAERERATEDAGRVRREAAAESEAAKALAERTVSDAIAESERLRSDAAEYAQRARTEASDSIANAEQDASRTRADAREDANRIRSDAATQADTLITEARSEAERLTTETAAEAERVRAESVAKAEQLISDATGDAERLRAEAAETVGSAQQHAERIRTEAERVKSGAAAEAERVTSSAREEAERTLDEARQEANKRRSEAAEQVDKLISETAVEADKLTSEAQQAALKTTADAEAQADTMVGAARNEAERLVAEATVEGNTRVERARTDADELLVGARRDATAIRERAEELRDRITTEIEELHERARRESAETMKSAGERCDALVKAAEDQLAEAEAKAKDLISEANSEASKVRIAAVRKAEGLLKEAEQKKSSLVSEAEKIRSEAIQEAKAAVEEGRRDLEVLVRRREDIQAEISRVQDVLEALESFEAPSGGKDGGVKAGAAAGATRSGGKASEG from the coding sequence GTGCGGGGCTACGAACGCCAGGAGCGAGAGCCGTCGGCTGACGTCGACCACCTCTCTCGGTTCGAGGCCGAGATGGAGCGGCTGAAGACCGAGCGGGAGAAGGCCGTCCAGCACGCCGAGGACCTCGGCTATCAGGTCGAGGTGCTGCGCGCCAAGCTGCACGAGGCGCGCCGCACTCTGGCGACCCGGCCTGCCTACGACGGCGGCGACATCGGCTATCAGGCCGAGCAGCTGCTCCGTAATGCCCAGATCCAGGCCGACCAGCTGCGCGCCGACGCCGAGCGCGAGCTGAGCCAGGCCCGCTCGCAGACGCAGCGCATCCTCCAGGAGCACGCCGAGCAGGCCGCGCGGCTTCAGGCGGAGCTGCACCAGGAGGCGGTCACCCGCCGTCAGCAGCTCGACCAGGAGCTGGCCGAGCGCCGGCAGACCGTCGAGTCGCATGTCAACGAGAACGTGGCGTGGGCCGAGCAGCTGCGCGCCCGCACCGAGTCGCAGGCCCGCCGGCTCCTGGAGGAGTCGCGCGCCGAGGCCGACCAGGCGCTGGCGGCCGCCCGCGCGGAGGCCGAGCGGGTCGCCGCGGAGGCCAGGCAGCGGCTGACGAACGACGCGGAGGCGGCCCGCGCGGAGGCCGAGGCGCTGCTGCGCCGGGCCCGTACGGACGCGGAGCGGCTGCTGAACGCGGCGTCCACGCAGGCCCAGGAGGCCACCGACCACGCCGAGCAGCTGCGCTCCTCCACGGCGACGGAGTCGGACAGCGCCCGCCGCCAGGCCACCGAGCTGAGCCGGGCCGCCGAGCAGCGGATGACCGCGGCCGAGTCGGCGCTGCGCGAGGCGCGGACGGAATCGGAGAAGGTCCTCGCCGAGGCGAAGGAGGCCGCGGCCAAGGCCCTGGCGAGCGCCGAGGCCGCGAACGAGACGCGCACACGTACGGCGAAGGAGCAGGTCGCCCGGCTGGTCAGCGAGGCCACCAAGGAGGCCGAGACCACCAAGTCCGAGGCCGAGCAGGTCGTCGCGGACGCTCGCGCCGAGGCCGAGAAGATCACCGCGGAGGCGGCGGAGAAGGCCCGCAATCTCACCGCCGAGGAGACCGCGTCCCAGCTCGCCAAGGCGGCCCGTACCGCCGAGGACGTGCTCAACAAGGCCTCCGAGGACGCCAAGACGACCACCAAGGCGGCGGCCGAGGAGGCGGAGCGGATCCGCACCGAGGCCGAGGCCGAGGCGGACCGGCTGCGCGCCGAGGCGCACGACATCGCCGAGCAGCTCAAGGGCACGGCGAAGGACGACACCAAGGAGTACCGCGCCAAGACGGTCGAGCTGCAGGAGGAGGCGCGCCGGCTGCGCGGCGACGCCGAGCAGCTGCGGGCCGACGCGGTCGCCGAGGGCGAGCGCATCCGCTCCGAGGCCCGCCGTGAGGCCGTACAGCAGATCGAGGAGGCGGCCAGGACCGCCGAGGAGCTGCTGGCGAAGGCCAAGGCGGACGCCGACGAGCTGCGTACGACGGCGACGGCCGACAGCGAGAAGGTCCGCACCGAGGCCATCGAGCGCGCCACGACGCTGCGCCGGCAGGCCGAGGACACGCTGGAGCGCACCCGCAGCGAGGCGGAGCGGCACCGCGCCGAGATCGTCGAGCAGGCCGAGGGCATCAAGGCGGACGCCGAGCGGGCCGCCGAGGGGCTGCGCGAGGAGACCGAGCGCGCCATAGCGGCCCGGCAGGCGGAGGCCGCCGACGAGCTGACCCGGCTGCACACGGAGGCCGAGGAGCGGCTCGCCGCCGCCGAGCAGGCGCTGACGGACGCGCGCGCGCAGGCCGAGCGGATCCGCCGCGAGGCCGCCGAGGAGAGCGACCGGCTGCGCACGGAGTCCGCCGAGCGGATCAGGGCGCTGCAGGCGCAGGCCGAGGCGGAGGCCGAGCGGCTGCGCAACGAGGCCGCGGCGGACGCGTCCGCGTCGCGGGCCGAGGGCGAGAACATCGCCGTACGGCTGCGTTCGGAGGCCGCGGCGGAGGCCGAGCGGCTGAAGTCGGAGGCCCAGGACTCCGCCGACCGGGTACGGGCCGAGGCGCAGGCCGCGGCCGAGCGCCTGGCGACCGAGGGCGCCGAGACGCTGGCTGCCGCGCAGGAGGAGGCCACCCGGCGCCGCCGTGAGGCCGAGGAGCTGCTCGGTTCGGCGCGTCAGGACGCCGACCAGGAGCGTGAGCGGGCCCGCGAGCAGAGCGAGGAGCTCCTCGCGTCGGCGCGCACGCGTGTCGAGGAGGCACAGGCCGAGGCCGTACGGCTGGTCGAGGAGGCCGACCGGCGGGCGACCGAGATGGTCACCAGCGCCGAGCAGACCGCGCAGCAGGTGCGGGACGCGGTCGCCGGGCTGCACGAGCAGGCGCAGGAGGAGATCGCTGGGCTGCGCAGCGCCGCCGAGCACGTGGCGGAGCGCACCCGGACCGAGGCGCAGTCGGAGGCGGACCGGGTCCGCGCCGACGCGTACGCGGAGCGGGAGCGGGCCACCGAGGACGCGGGCCGCGTCCGGCGCGAGGCGGCCGCCGAGTCGGAGGCCGCCAAGGCCCTTGCGGAGCGCACGGTTTCGGACGCGATCGCCGAGTCCGAGCGGCTGCGTTCGGACGCCGCCGAGTACGCCCAGCGGGCGCGCACGGAGGCGTCGGACTCGATCGCGAACGCCGAGCAGGACGCCTCGCGCACCCGCGCGGACGCCCGTGAGGACGCGAACCGGATCCGTTCGGACGCGGCGACGCAGGCGGACACGCTGATCACCGAGGCGCGCTCCGAGGCGGAGCGGCTGACGACCGAGACGGCCGCGGAGGCCGAGCGGGTGCGGGCCGAGTCCGTCGCGAAGGCCGAGCAGCTCATCTCGGACGCGACCGGGGACGCGGAGCGGCTGCGCGCCGAGGCCGCCGAGACGGTCGGCTCCGCGCAGCAGCACGCCGAGCGGATCCGTACGGAGGCCGAGCGCGTGAAGTCGGGGGCCGCGGCGGAGGCCGAGCGGGTCACGTCGTCCGCGCGCGAGGAGGCGGAGCGGACGCTCGACGAGGCGCGCCAGGAGGCCAACAAGCGGCGCTCCGAGGCGGCCGAGCAGGTCGACAAGCTCATCTCGGAGACGGCGGTCGAGGCCGACAAGCTGACCTCCGAGGCGCAGCAGGCCGCCCTCAAGACGACCGCGGACGCCGAGGCGCAGGCGGACACGATGGTGGGCGCGGCGCGCAACGAGGCGGAGCGGCTGGTCGCCGAGGCGACGGTCGAGGGCAACACGCGGGTGGAGCGGGCCCGTACGGACGCCGACGAGCTGCTGGTCGGCGCGCGCCGGGACGCGACCGCGATAAGGGAGCGCGCGGAGGAGCTGCGCGACCGCATCACGACGGAGATCGAGGAGCTGCACGAGCGGGCCCGCCGCGAGTCCGCCGAGACGATGAAGTCCGCGGGCGAGCGCTGCGACGCGCTGGTGAAGGCCGCCGAGGACCAGCTCGCCGAGGCCGAGGCGAAGGCGAAGGACCTGATCTCGGAGGCCAACTCCGAGGCGAGCAAGGTGCGCATCGCCGCCGTCCGGAAGGCCGAGGGCCTTCTCAAGGAGGCCGAGCAGAAGAAGAGTTCGCTCGTCTCCGAGGCCGAGAAGATCAGGTCCGAGGCGATCCAGGAGGCCAAGGCCGCGGTCGAGGAGGGCCGGCGGGATCTGGAGGTGCTGGTCCGCCGCCGCGAGGACATCCAAGCCGAGATCTCCCGTGTCCAGGACGTCCTGGAAGCGTTGGAGTCTTTTGAGGCCCCGTCCGGCGGAAAGGACGGAGGCGTCAAGGCGGGTGCTGCCGCGGGCGCAACTCGTTCGGGTGGCAAGGCGTCAGAGGGCTAG
- a CDS encoding cellulose-binding protein → MSDTSPYGFELVRRGYDRAQVDERISKLVSDRDSALARITALEKRIEELHLETQNAQAQVSDAEPSYAGLGARVEKILRLAEEEAKDLREEARRASEQHRELAESAAQQVRNDAESFAADRKSKAEDEGVRIVEKAKSDASQLRQEAQKDAQSKREEADALFEETRAKAAQAAADFETNLAKRREQSERDLASRQAKAEKRLAEIEHRAEQLRLEAEKLRTDAERRARQTVETAQRQAEDIVADANAKADRIRSESERELAALTNRRDSINAQLTNVREMLATLTGAAVAAAGTPAEDEPISRGVPAQQSR, encoded by the coding sequence ATGAGCGACACTTCCCCCTACGGCTTCGAGCTTGTGCGGCGTGGGTACGACCGCGCTCAGGTGGACGAACGCATTTCGAAGCTCGTCTCCGACCGTGACAGCGCTCTGGCTCGTATCACTGCTCTGGAAAAGCGCATCGAGGAGCTCCACCTCGAAACGCAGAACGCCCAGGCCCAGGTCAGCGACGCGGAGCCGTCGTACGCGGGTCTCGGCGCGCGCGTCGAGAAGATCCTCCGCCTCGCCGAGGAGGAGGCGAAGGACCTGCGCGAGGAGGCCCGTCGCGCATCCGAGCAGCACCGTGAGCTCGCCGAGTCGGCGGCCCAGCAGGTGCGCAACGACGCAGAATCGTTCGCTGCGGACCGCAAGTCCAAGGCGGAGGACGAGGGCGTCCGGATCGTCGAGAAGGCCAAGAGCGACGCCTCGCAGCTGCGCCAGGAGGCGCAGAAGGACGCGCAGTCCAAGCGTGAGGAGGCGGACGCCCTCTTCGAGGAGACCCGTGCCAAGGCCGCCCAGGCCGCCGCGGACTTCGAGACGAACCTCGCCAAGCGCCGGGAGCAGTCCGAGCGCGACCTGGCCTCGCGTCAGGCCAAGGCCGAGAAGCGTCTCGCGGAGATCGAGCACCGCGCGGAGCAGCTCCGCCTGGAGGCCGAGAAGCTGCGCACGGACGCCGAGCGTCGCGCCCGTCAGACGGTGGAGACGGCGCAGCGCCAGGCCGAGGACATCGTGGCCGACGCGAACGCCAAGGCCGACCGGATCCGTTCGGAATCCGAGCGCGAGCTCGCGGCTCTGACCAACCGTCGCGACTCGATCAACGCCCAGCTCACGAACGTCCGCGAGATGCTCGCGACGCTCACGGGCGCCGCGGTGGCCGCTGCCGGTACGCCGGCCGAGGACGAGCCGATCTCCCGTGGGGTTCCGGCTCAGCAGTCCCGGTAA
- a CDS encoding ABC transporter ATP-binding protein yields MIELEGLTKRYGEKVAVNNLTFAVRPGIVTGFLGPNGAGKSTTMRMMLGLDRPTSGDVRIDGQHYDGLKDPLTYIGALLDAKAMHGGRSAFNHLLCLAQSNGIARERVHEVLDTVGLTSVAKKKAKGFSLGMGQRLGIAGALLGDPRILMFDEPVNGLDPEGIHWIRNLMKSLAAQGRTVFVSSHLMSEMALTADHLVVIGQGRLLADTSMADFIQQNSRSFVRIRTPQRERLLDVLHGAGITVVESGSGTLEVDGGKPEHIGELAAQHQIVLHELSPQQASLEEAFMQLTAESVEYHAHTDASLTHPPLPEVPGAWGDDWKRG; encoded by the coding sequence ATGATCGAGCTCGAGGGGCTGACCAAGCGGTACGGCGAGAAGGTGGCGGTCAACAACCTCACCTTCGCCGTCAGACCCGGCATCGTCACGGGGTTCCTCGGGCCCAACGGCGCCGGGAAGTCGACGACCATGCGGATGATGCTCGGGCTCGACCGGCCCACGTCGGGCGACGTACGGATCGACGGTCAGCACTACGACGGCCTCAAGGACCCGCTGACGTACATCGGCGCCCTGCTCGACGCGAAGGCCATGCACGGCGGGCGCAGCGCCTTCAACCATCTGCTGTGCCTCGCGCAGAGCAACGGGATTGCGCGGGAGCGGGTGCACGAGGTCCTCGACACGGTCGGGCTGACCTCGGTCGCGAAGAAGAAGGCCAAGGGGTTCTCGCTCGGCATGGGCCAGCGGCTCGGCATCGCGGGCGCGCTGCTCGGCGATCCGCGGATCCTGATGTTCGACGAGCCGGTCAACGGCCTCGACCCCGAGGGCATCCACTGGATCCGCAACCTGATGAAGTCCCTCGCCGCCCAGGGCCGTACGGTCTTCGTCTCCTCGCACCTGATGAGCGAGATGGCGCTGACCGCCGACCATCTCGTCGTCATCGGCCAGGGCCGGCTGCTCGCCGACACCTCCATGGCCGACTTCATCCAGCAGAACTCGCGCTCCTTCGTCCGGATCCGCACCCCTCAGCGCGAGCGGCTGCTCGATGTGCTGCACGGCGCCGGGATCACCGTCGTGGAGTCGGGCAGCGGGACGCTGGAGGTCGACGGCGGCAAGCCGGAGCACATCGGTGAGCTGGCCGCGCAGCACCAGATCGTGCTGCACGAGCTCAGCCCCCAACAGGCCTCCCTGGAGGAGGCGTTCATGCAGCTGACCGCCGAGTCGGTGGAGTACCACGCGCACACGGACGCGTCCCTGACACACCCGCCCCTCCCGGAGGTTCCGGGGGCCTGGGGCGACGACTGGAAGAGGGGCTGA
- a CDS encoding ABC transporter permease yields MAATQVLRSEWTKIRSVASTVWTLGLAAVVTVALGVLISLLSKNEFKNMSEKDRLSFDPTFISFAGMSLGQLAMIVFGVLVVSNEYSTGMIRTSLAAVPQRGTFLFGKIAVATGLAFVVGIVTSFVSFFLGQAMLGSHKASIGDSGVLRAVIGGGLYMALIAVFSMGVATMLRSPMLSLGILMPFFFLVSNILGNVSATKKIGRYLPDQAGSKIMQVVTPLDDDTPYGPWGGLAIMVAWVALAVLGGYALLKKRDA; encoded by the coding sequence ATGGCGGCGACGCAGGTCCTCAGGTCCGAGTGGACGAAGATCCGCTCCGTCGCGTCCACGGTCTGGACGCTCGGTCTCGCCGCGGTGGTCACGGTCGCGCTCGGCGTGCTGATCTCGCTGCTGTCGAAGAACGAGTTCAAGAACATGAGCGAGAAGGACCGGCTCTCCTTCGACCCGACGTTCATCAGCTTCGCCGGCATGAGCCTCGGCCAGCTCGCGATGATCGTGTTCGGGGTGCTCGTCGTCTCCAACGAGTACAGCACCGGCATGATCCGCACCTCGCTCGCCGCGGTCCCTCAGCGCGGCACGTTCCTCTTCGGCAAGATCGCGGTGGCGACCGGGCTCGCCTTCGTCGTCGGCATCGTCACCAGCTTCGTCAGCTTCTTCCTGGGGCAGGCGATGCTCGGCTCCCACAAGGCGTCGATCGGCGACTCGGGCGTCCTGCGCGCGGTCATCGGCGGCGGGCTCTACATGGCCCTCATCGCCGTGTTCTCGATGGGCGTCGCGACCATGCTGCGCAGCCCGATGCTCTCCCTCGGCATCCTGATGCCGTTCTTCTTCCTCGTCTCCAACATCCTCGGCAACGTCTCCGCCACCAAGAAGATCGGCCGTTACCTGCCCGACCAGGCGGGCAGCAAGATCATGCAGGTCGTCACCCCACTCGACGACGACACCCCCTACGGCCCCTGGGGCGGCCTCGCGATCATGGTGGCGTGGGTGGCCCTGGCGGTGCTGGGCGGGTACGCGCTGCTCAAGAAGCGGGACGCGTAG
- a CDS encoding ABC transporter ATP-binding protein, with protein sequence MIEAVGLTKRYGDKTAVYNLSFQVRPGAVTGFLGPNGSGKSTTMRMILGLDNPSAGQVTIGGFPYRKLPNAPRQVGALLDAKAVHGGRHARNHLLCLAQLSGIPARRVDEVLGVVGLQDVARKRSKGFSLGMGQRLGIAAALLGDPQVLLFDEPVNGLDPEGILWVRNLMKSLAAEGRTVFVSSHLMSEMALTADHLIVIGRGQMLADMSIRDFISHNSADFARVRTPETDPQQREKLTAALTEAGGQVLPEQDGALRVTGLPLPQISDLAHSSDVRLWELSPHQASLEEAYMRMTQGAVDYRSTIDQKAGLQQQLPPGAMPQPQMPVPGQGQSGWYAPPGPQQGGQPFAMPQAQQPAGAYGAPAAPQPGQPGPYGAPAGAGAPDANPYAQAAAQAPAQPPVAPAAAPAADLTKPEDAR encoded by the coding sequence ATGATCGAGGCAGTCGGCCTGACGAAGCGCTACGGCGACAAGACGGCCGTGTACAACCTTTCCTTCCAGGTGCGGCCCGGTGCCGTCACCGGATTCCTCGGGCCCAACGGGTCGGGCAAGTCGACGACGATGCGGATGATCCTCGGCCTGGACAACCCGAGCGCCGGGCAGGTGACGATCGGCGGCTTCCCCTACCGCAAGCTGCCCAACGCCCCCCGCCAGGTCGGCGCGCTCCTCGACGCCAAGGCCGTGCACGGCGGCCGGCACGCCCGCAACCACCTGCTCTGCCTCGCGCAGCTCTCCGGCATCCCGGCCCGCCGGGTGGACGAGGTGCTGGGCGTCGTCGGTCTCCAGGACGTGGCCAGAAAGCGCTCCAAGGGCTTCTCGCTCGGCATGGGCCAACGGCTCGGCATCGCCGCCGCGCTGCTCGGCGACCCGCAGGTGCTGCTCTTCGACGAGCCGGTCAACGGCCTCGACCCCGAGGGCATCCTCTGGGTCCGCAACCTGATGAAGTCCCTCGCGGCCGAGGGCCGCACGGTCTTCGTCTCCTCGCACCTGATGAGCGAGATGGCGCTGACCGCCGACCACCTGATCGTGATCGGCCGCGGGCAGATGCTCGCCGACATGAGCATCAGGGACTTCATCTCGCACAACTCGGCCGACTTCGCCCGGGTCCGCACCCCGGAGACCGACCCGCAGCAGCGCGAGAAGCTCACCGCCGCGCTCACCGAGGCGGGCGGCCAGGTGCTGCCCGAGCAGGACGGCGCGCTGCGCGTCACCGGGCTGCCGCTGCCCCAAATCAGCGATTTGGCGCACTCCTCCGACGTACGCCTGTGGGAGCTGTCGCCGCACCAGGCCTCGCTGGAGGAGGCGTACATGCGGATGACGCAGGGCGCCGTCGACTACCGCTCGACCATCGACCAGAAGGCCGGGCTCCAGCAGCAGCTGCCGCCCGGCGCGATGCCGCAGCCGCAGATGCCGGTACCGGGCCAGGGCCAGTCCGGCTGGTACGCCCCGCCGGGACCCCAGCAGGGCGGGCAGCCGTTCGCGATGCCGCAGGCGCAGCAGCCCGCAGGCGCGTACGGCGCCCCGGCCGCGCCCCAGCCGGGCCAGCCGGGTCCGTACGGCGCTCCCGCGGGCGCGGGCGCTCCGGACGCCAACCCGTACGCCCAGGCCGCGGCCCAGGCCCCCGCACAGCCGCCCGTGGCACCCGCTGCCGCCCCCGCCGCCGACCTGACCAAGCCCGAGGACGCCCGATGA
- a CDS encoding ABC transporter permease has product MSTPQPPMPQQTAPGAPQWQAAPGASYTSPIPVTRTHLGHALNSEWTKIKSVRSTMWTLGIFLLLVVGIGFLVAAQTQDEDFSDVPYTIPAFFGLMLGQICLITLGVLVVSSEYGTGMIRTTFTASPQRYRVLAAKLIIFFGVAFSVSAFSIGLVGLMTSGMHSSPGAEPWGGTVLMGALYVSLLGVLALAVGSMLRHSAGAITTMLGVVLVPAIMPAFLMMSDSMRTFGEKMQEYNAPNALAKIFQLDSESAHGGAQLGLLAGVTAAAIVGAFLLLERRDV; this is encoded by the coding sequence ATGAGCACGCCCCAGCCCCCGATGCCGCAGCAGACCGCGCCCGGTGCCCCTCAGTGGCAGGCGGCGCCCGGCGCCTCGTACACCTCGCCGATCCCGGTCACGCGCACGCATCTGGGTCACGCGCTGAACTCCGAGTGGACGAAGATCAAGTCGGTGCGCTCCACGATGTGGACGCTCGGCATCTTCCTGCTCCTGGTCGTCGGCATCGGCTTCCTGGTCGCCGCGCAGACCCAGGACGAGGACTTCTCCGACGTGCCGTACACCATCCCGGCCTTCTTCGGGCTGATGCTCGGTCAGATCTGCCTGATCACGCTGGGCGTGCTGGTGGTCTCGTCCGAGTACGGCACAGGCATGATCCGTACGACGTTCACGGCCTCGCCGCAGCGCTACCGGGTGCTCGCCGCGAAGCTGATCATCTTCTTCGGCGTGGCGTTCTCGGTGTCGGCCTTCTCGATCGGCCTGGTCGGCCTGATGACCTCGGGGATGCACAGCAGCCCCGGGGCCGAGCCGTGGGGCGGCACGGTCCTCATGGGCGCGCTGTACGTCTCGCTGCTCGGTGTCCTCGCGCTCGCGGTGGGCTCGATGCTGCGTCACTCGGCGGGCGCGATCACCACGATGCTCGGTGTCGTCCTGGTCCCCGCGATCATGCCGGCGTTCCTGATGATGTCGGACAGCATGCGCACGTTCGGCGAGAAGATGCAGGAGTACAACGCTCCCAACGCCCTCGCCAAGATCTTCCAGTTGGACAGCGAGAGCGCCCACGGGGGCGCCCAGCTCGGCCTGCTCGCCGGGGTGACGGCTGCGGCGATCGTCGGCGCCTTCCTGCTGCTGGAGCGCCGCGACGTGTGA
- a CDS encoding ATP/GTP-binding protein has translation MSPRRNRSKDAGASSGRGADEEPSGRYGGWQSTESWQGEEWSVRHVAGASAQGKTYRCPGCDQMIPSGVPHVVAWPEHSGVDERRHWHKACWNAKDRRTSRVQRSRNAPRF, from the coding sequence GTGTCCCCGCGTCGCAACCGTTCCAAGGATGCCGGTGCTTCCTCCGGCCGAGGCGCGGACGAGGAGCCCTCCGGGCGCTACGGTGGCTGGCAGTCCACGGAGAGCTGGCAGGGCGAGGAGTGGAGCGTGCGCCATGTGGCGGGCGCGAGCGCCCAGGGCAAGACCTACCGCTGCCCCGGCTGCGACCAGATGATCCCCTCCGGCGTCCCGCATGTCGTCGCCTGGCCGGAGCACTCGGGTGTCGACGAGCGCCGCCACTGGCACAAGGCGTGCTGGAACGCGAAGGACCGCCGCACCTCGAGGGTGCAGCGGTCCCGTAACGCGCCCAGGTTCTGA
- a CDS encoding LLM class flavin-dependent oxidoreductase, with the protein MRVGSFVLAAQFPGQGQGEALHRAVRSAEVAEEAGLDSVWLAEHHFVPYGTCPSAITLAALLLGRTRRIHVGTAVSVLPTVHPVALGEQAALLHMTSGGRFSLGVGRGGPWVDLEVFGAGLKAYEKGFPESLDLLVRWLREPSVAAAGERFAFREVPVVPRPSEALGAGDGPEVVVACTSPASVRLAAERGLPMLLGMHVGDEEKAEMVALWRQHARAAGRPADEIFGAAHVSAGVCQIADRRTDACETLVKAMPGWLKQGLDAHVTIDGRARAMRDPVAYTELLCGLHPVGTPRLCADRLAATSERTGISRFALLVEGSGDLAATEENVRRLGAEVLPHLG; encoded by the coding sequence ATGCGCGTAGGAAGTTTTGTTCTGGCGGCCCAGTTCCCGGGACAGGGCCAGGGGGAGGCGCTGCACCGCGCGGTGCGGTCGGCCGAGGTGGCGGAGGAGGCCGGTCTCGACTCGGTCTGGCTGGCCGAGCACCACTTCGTGCCGTACGGGACCTGCCCGTCGGCGATCACCCTCGCGGCGTTACTGCTGGGCCGCACCCGCCGGATCCACGTCGGTACGGCGGTCAGCGTGCTGCCCACCGTGCACCCGGTGGCACTCGGCGAGCAGGCCGCGTTGCTGCACATGACGTCCGGCGGGCGCTTCTCGCTGGGTGTGGGCCGCGGCGGCCCGTGGGTCGACCTGGAGGTCTTCGGCGCGGGATTGAAGGCGTACGAGAAGGGGTTCCCGGAATCACTCGATCTGCTGGTGCGCTGGCTGCGCGAACCGTCCGTGGCGGCCGCGGGAGAGCGGTTCGCCTTCCGTGAAGTGCCCGTCGTGCCCCGGCCGTCGGAGGCGCTCGGCGCCGGCGACGGACCCGAGGTCGTCGTCGCCTGCACGTCGCCGGCAAGCGTCCGGCTCGCGGCCGAGCGCGGGCTGCCGATGCTCCTCGGGATGCATGTGGGGGACGAGGAGAAGGCCGAAATGGTCGCCCTGTGGCGGCAGCACGCGCGCGCGGCCGGGCGTCCGGCGGACGAGATCTTCGGCGCCGCCCATGTCTCCGCCGGCGTCTGCCAGATCGCGGACCGCCGCACCGACGCGTGCGAGACGCTCGTCAAGGCGATGCCCGGCTGGCTGAAGCAGGGGCTGGACGCCCATGTGACGATCGACGGCCGCGCCCGCGCGATGCGGGACCCGGTGGCGTACACCGAACTGCTCTGCGGGCTCCACCCGGTGGGGACGCCGCGGCTGTGCGCCGACCGGCTCGCGGCGACCTCGGAACGGACCGGCATCTCACGCTTCGCCCTGCTGGTGGAGGGCTCGGGAGACCTCGCGGCGACGGAGGAGAACGTACGGCGGCTGGGTGCCGAGGTGCTCCCCCACCTCGGGTGA
- a CDS encoding SCO5389 family protein, with product MSLDVSPALLEKAERGEVDEAEFVDCVRTSLPYAWEMISSLVAQLKVDGGAFADNQTPPPDEQARGQLLRALASDAIRGALQRHFGVRLAFQNCHRVAVFPLEASVDDTLARFTSVRSQLLNQSPEFRDC from the coding sequence ATGTCGCTCGACGTCTCACCGGCCCTACTGGAAAAGGCCGAGCGAGGCGAGGTCGACGAAGCGGAATTCGTCGACTGCGTCCGGACCTCCCTGCCCTACGCGTGGGAGATGATCAGCTCCCTGGTGGCCCAGCTGAAGGTCGACGGCGGTGCGTTCGCCGACAACCAGACGCCTCCGCCGGACGAGCAGGCACGTGGCCAGCTGCTGCGTGCGCTCGCGAGTGACGCGATACGCGGCGCGCTTCAGCGGCACTTCGGTGTGCGGCTGGCCTTCCAGAACTGCCACAGGGTGGCGGTGTTCCCACTGGAAGCCTCAGTGGACGACACGCTGGCACGCTTCACCTCGGTGCGCAGTCAACTGCTGAACCAGTCCCCGGAGTTCCGGGACTGCTGA